TGAAGCCGGGCTTCGCCCATAACTCCTCATAGAACGCCAGCCGCTCTTCCTTCGGGACGTCGAACGTCTTGCGCGGGTCGAACTCGTGCGGAAGGCCGACGGTAGTCTGGCGAATCCGTTTGTGAATTTGGTCGTAGGTGGCCTTCCACTGGCGCTGTTCCTCGGGGGTCACCAACGAGTTCCGGCACGGCGCACAGTAGTTGGGCGTACGCTGGAAGACAGTGAGATGACCAACTTCTTTGGCGATTTCGGGAATGAGCTGGACCGCGGTGGCGCCGGTGCCGATGACCGCTACGCGCTTGCCCGTAAAGTCCACTTTTTCCTTCGGCCATCGGGAAGTATGAAACGACTCACCCTTGAAGCTCTCGACCCCCTCAAACGGCGGGGTGTACCGAGCGGACAAAAGGCCGACTGCCGCGATGAGAAACTGTGCCCGTGCGCGCTGGCCACTCTCTAATTGGATGTCCCAGCGATTCGCCTGCTCGTCGTAGACAGCCGAGGTCACTCGCGCATTGAATTGGATGTCTTTGCGCAGATCAAATTTGTCCGCCACATAATTGAGGTATTTTTCGTTCTCGGGCTGGCCGGAATAATGTTCCTTCCAGTCCCATTCCTGCAAGAGTTCCTGCGACCAGGAATAGCCGTAGGTTTCACTCTCGGAATCGAAGCGGCAGCCCGGGTAGCGGTTCCAATACCAGGTGCCGCCCACACTGCTGCCATCCTCATAGCAGCGCACCGCGAGCCCAAGCTGCCGTAGCCGATACAGTTGATACAAGCCGGACACCCCGGCACCGATAATGATCGCGTCAAATTGCTCGACCGCTCCATACGTAGCCGTTGATGCAGTCGGTATCGTAGTTGTCATAGTGATCCTCCCGTTACGTTTCTCTCTCGTCGT
Above is a window of Deltaproteobacteria bacterium DNA encoding:
- a CDS encoding NAD(P)/FAD-dependent oxidoreductase; translated protein: MTTTIPTASTATYGAVEQFDAIIIGAGVSGLYQLYRLRQLGLAVRCYEDGSSVGGTWYWNRYPGCRFDSESETYGYSWSQELLQEWDWKEHYSGQPENEKYLNYVADKFDLRKDIQFNARVTSAVYDEQANRWDIQLESGQRARAQFLIAAVGLLSARYTPPFEGVESFKGESFHTSRWPKEKVDFTGKRVAVIGTGATAVQLIPEIAKEVGHLTVFQRTPNYCAPCRNSLVTPEEQRQWKATYDQIHKRIRQTTVGLPHEFDPRKTFDVPKEERLAFYEELWAKPGFTKWLSNFHDIMINLEANEDFAEFVRNKIRARVKDPVVAEKLAPKDHPFGSKRIPLETNYYEAYNRDNVLLVDVREAPIERITPTGIKTTEKEYEFDVVIYATGFDAVTGSLTRIDICGEGGQTIKDKWANGPRNYLGLQTAGFPNLFTAINTAFCNYTVCAESIVEWITDAIRYVHEKGFKSIAPTPQVEDAWIEYINKVAAGSIFTKAKSAWFMGTNIPGKARAVLLNPLPAPAYRKKCAEAAAKGYDGFVLQ